One genomic window of uncultured delta proteobacterium includes the following:
- a CDS encoding Spermine synthase — protein sequence MLEIVSFICGAGVMVLEMAGARLLAPYLGTSIVVWTAMIGIVLASLSVGYWLGGKAGDKNPSARKLGLIIACGAAFVLLAALGQEPFLRTVASAQWSLQVSAVAAAVLLFAAPCVFLGMVSPYIIQVRLLDYKDKSRSSTVIGRFYALSTIGSIAGTFLGGYWLISWLGTRSILYGVAGVLAAAALIVMPRGRKMPAALVLGACMGLGGYAALSVQENLVTGIDRDTRYNHIRVAEGVQDGHRAVFMITDPGSAQSGMRLDDPNRLLFDYTRHYAIGWHIKPDAKKFLMLGGGGYSVPKYLLNAKKDATIDVVEIDPGITATAREFFALQDNDRMRIFHEDARVFLNRRAGLVTEGDTVAPYDVIMGDTFTSSYNIPFHLGTVECAGRIKALLRDDGVFVCNIISAVSGEQGKILRSIRAAFAEVFPQTHVFPVSMPGRPDVAQNVMLVALKTEKTIPLAWDADMQAMLAKEYKLPLEKDVVALTDDYAPVERYAMPMLEARN from the coding sequence ATGCTTGAGATAGTCTCGTTTATCTGCGGCGCGGGCGTGATGGTGCTTGAAATGGCGGGCGCGCGCCTGCTGGCTCCGTATCTCGGCACTTCCATCGTGGTCTGGACGGCCATGATCGGCATTGTGCTGGCGAGTTTGTCCGTGGGCTACTGGCTTGGCGGCAAGGCCGGGGACAAGAACCCCTCGGCCAGAAAACTCGGCCTGATTATCGCTTGCGGGGCGGCCTTCGTGCTGCTGGCGGCCTTGGGACAGGAGCCGTTCCTGCGGACGGTGGCGAGCGCGCAGTGGTCCTTGCAGGTCAGCGCGGTGGCGGCGGCGGTGCTGCTCTTCGCGGCGCCCTGCGTGTTTCTGGGCATGGTTTCTCCGTACATCATCCAGGTCCGGCTGCTGGACTACAAGGACAAGAGCCGTTCGAGCACGGTCATCGGCCGGTTTTACGCGCTGTCCACCATCGGGTCCATCGCGGGCACCTTTCTGGGCGGGTATTGGCTCATTTCCTGGCTCGGGACGCGGTCCATCCTGTACGGGGTGGCCGGGGTTCTGGCGGCGGCGGCCCTTATCGTGATGCCTCGGGGCCGCAAGATGCCGGCGGCGCTGGTGCTGGGCGCGTGCATGGGGCTTGGCGGGTACGCCGCCCTGAGCGTGCAGGAAAACCTGGTCACGGGCATTGACCGCGACACGCGCTACAACCATATCCGGGTGGCGGAAGGCGTCCAGGACGGCCACCGCGCGGTTTTCATGATTACGGACCCCGGCTCCGCCCAATCCGGCATGCGGCTGGACGACCCGAACCGTTTGCTGTTCGACTACACCAGACATTACGCCATCGGCTGGCACATCAAACCGGACGCGAAAAAATTCCTGATGCTCGGCGGGGGCGGTTATTCCGTACCCAAGTATCTTTTGAACGCGAAAAAGGACGCCACCATCGACGTGGTGGAGATCGACCCCGGCATCACGGCGACGGCCAGGGAGTTTTTCGCGCTGCAAGACAACGACCGGATGCGCATCTTCCACGAGGACGCGCGGGTTTTCCTCAACCGCAGGGCCGGCCTTGTGACGGAAGGGGATACCGTCGCCCCGTACGACGTGATTATGGGCGACACCTTCACCTCCAGCTACAACATTCCCTTCCACTTGGGGACCGTGGAATGCGCCGGGCGGATCAAGGCCCTGCTCCGCGACGACGGGGTGTTCGTGTGCAACATCATTTCGGCGGTCAGCGGCGAGCAGGGCAAGATATTGCGCTCGATCCGGGCCGCGTTCGCGGAAGTCTTCCCCCAGACGCACGTTTTCCCGGTTTCCATGCCCGGCAGGCCGGACGTGGCGCAAAACGTCATGCTGGTGGCCCTGAAGACGGAAAAAACCATCCCCCTGGCCTGGGACGCGGATATGCAGGCCATGCTCGCCAAGGAGTACAAACTGCCCCTGGAAAAGGACGTGGTGGCCCTGACGGACGATTACGCGCCGGTCGAGCGCTACGCCATGCCCATGCTCGAGGCCCGGAACTAG
- the topA gene encoding DNA topoisomerase 1, with protein sequence MGKDLIIVESPAKVKTIKKFLGDKYMVQASVGHVRDLPTKTIGVDEGNNYEPAYKVIEGKEKVVADLKSAAAKADHVFLAPDPDREGEAIAWHVAELIKDANANIERIQFNEITAKAVKEALANPRPLNRDLFDAQQARRVLDRLVGYKISPLLWKKVKRGISAGRVQSVALRLIVEREQERRVFVPEEYWNFRAFLAAGSPPVFRTDLVKIGGKKAEVTNAKTATEIEERVKKAPFVVESVEAKEREKTPVPPFITSTLQQNANQRLGYSAKRTMNIAQRLYEGLDLGERGTTALITYMRTDSVRIADEARDAAREFIVATYGADYYPPKPRHFKSKGGAQDAHEAVRPVDVALTPDSVKPFLTPEQYNLYRLIWVRFVASQMAGARVLDTTATVTAADTTWRAKGEQLLFPGFQVLSPQKSDDVVDLPPMKAGQTLTLDKFEKEQKFTQPAPRYTEASLVRELEEKGIGRPSTYASIISTLQDREYVSMEEKHFAPTDLGEVVSDLLKEHFKTLMDVGFTAQMEDSLDKVADGGENWVALLDSFTGEFNPTLEKAAAAMNNVKGGIPTGLACPTCGKDTVVKFGKAGPFLACTGYPDCTFTSNFTRDEKGAIQLAEREKETLPSVGACPECGKDLVVKKSRTGSRFIACTGYPDCKHAEPFSTGVPCPKCGKGMLVEKSSKRGKVFYACDQYPQCDFAIWDYPIPGECPKCKFPLLGRKNFKGRTFIGCTQKGCNYREGGKEEDGE encoded by the coding sequence ATGGGCAAAGACCTGATAATCGTGGAATCGCCCGCCAAGGTGAAAACAATCAAGAAATTCCTTGGCGACAAATACATGGTGCAGGCCAGCGTGGGGCATGTGCGCGATCTGCCCACCAAGACCATCGGCGTGGACGAGGGCAACAACTACGAACCCGCCTACAAGGTTATCGAAGGCAAGGAAAAGGTCGTGGCGGACCTTAAAAGCGCCGCGGCCAAAGCGGATCACGTCTTCCTCGCCCCCGACCCGGACCGCGAAGGGGAGGCCATTGCCTGGCACGTGGCCGAGCTTATCAAGGACGCCAATGCCAATATCGAGCGCATCCAGTTCAACGAAATCACGGCCAAGGCCGTGAAGGAAGCCCTGGCCAACCCCCGCCCGCTCAACCGCGACCTGTTCGACGCCCAGCAGGCCCGGCGCGTGCTGGACCGTCTGGTGGGGTATAAAATATCCCCGCTGCTCTGGAAAAAGGTCAAACGCGGCATTTCCGCCGGCCGGGTGCAGTCCGTGGCGCTGCGCCTTATCGTGGAACGCGAGCAGGAACGCCGCGTCTTTGTGCCCGAGGAATACTGGAACTTCCGCGCGTTTCTCGCGGCCGGGTCCCCGCCGGTTTTCCGCACGGACCTCGTCAAGATCGGCGGCAAAAAGGCCGAGGTCACCAACGCCAAGACCGCAACCGAGATTGAGGAACGGGTCAAAAAGGCGCCGTTCGTCGTGGAATCCGTGGAAGCCAAGGAACGCGAAAAAACCCCGGTGCCGCCGTTCATCACCTCCACATTGCAGCAGAACGCCAACCAGCGCCTCGGCTATTCGGCCAAGCGCACCATGAATATCGCCCAGCGTCTGTATGAAGGCCTGGACCTCGGCGAGCGCGGCACCACCGCGCTCATCACGTATATGCGCACGGACTCCGTGCGCATCGCGGACGAGGCGCGCGACGCGGCCCGCGAGTTCATCGTCGCGACCTACGGCGCCGACTATTACCCGCCCAAGCCCCGGCATTTCAAGTCCAAGGGCGGCGCGCAGGACGCGCACGAAGCCGTCCGGCCCGTTGACGTCGCCCTGACGCCGGACAGCGTCAAACCCTTTCTCACGCCGGAACAGTATAACCTGTACCGCCTGATCTGGGTGCGGTTCGTGGCCTCCCAGATGGCCGGGGCCAGGGTGCTCGACACGACCGCAACCGTGACCGCCGCGGATACCACCTGGCGGGCCAAGGGCGAGCAGCTTCTGTTCCCCGGTTTCCAGGTCCTGTCCCCGCAAAAGAGCGACGACGTGGTGGACCTGCCGCCCATGAAGGCCGGGCAGACCCTCACGCTGGACAAGTTCGAGAAAGAGCAGAAGTTCACCCAGCCCGCCCCGCGCTACACGGAAGCCTCCCTCGTCCGCGAATTGGAGGAGAAGGGCATCGGCCGCCCCTCGACCTACGCCAGCATCATCTCCACGCTGCAGGACCGCGAGTACGTCAGCATGGAGGAAAAACACTTCGCGCCCACGGATCTCGGCGAAGTGGTCAGCGATTTGTTGAAGGAACATTTCAAGACCCTGATGGACGTGGGATTCACCGCCCAGATGGAAGATTCCCTCGACAAGGTCGCGGACGGCGGGGAAAACTGGGTCGCCCTGCTTGATTCCTTTACCGGTGAATTCAACCCCACCCTGGAAAAAGCCGCGGCCGCCATGAACAACGTCAAGGGCGGCATTCCCACGGGCCTTGCCTGCCCAACCTGCGGCAAGGACACGGTGGTCAAGTTCGGCAAGGCCGGGCCGTTCCTCGCCTGCACGGGCTACCCGGACTGCACCTTTACCAGCAATTTCACCCGGGACGAGAAAGGCGCAATCCAGCTTGCGGAACGGGAAAAAGAAACGCTGCCCTCCGTCGGCGCCTGCCCGGAATGCGGCAAGGATCTGGTGGTTAAAAAATCGCGTACCGGCAGCAGGTTCATCGCCTGCACCGGCTACCCGGACTGCAAGCACGCCGAGCCCTTTTCCACCGGCGTGCCCTGCCCCAAGTGCGGTAAAGGCATGCTGGTCGAGAAAAGCTCCAAGCGCGGCAAGGTGTTTTACGCTTGCGACCAGTACCCGCAATGCGATTTCGCCATCTGGGATTACCCCATCCCCGGCGAATGCCCCAAGTGCAAGTTCCCCCTCCTGGGCCGGAAAAACTTCAAGGGCCGCACCTTCATCGGCTGCACCCAGAAAGGCTGCAACTACCGCGAAGGCGGCAAAGAGGAAGACGGCGAGTGA
- a CDS encoding Peptidase M48 Ste24p, translating into MTLCAKRSPFPLSAGFSRCALILAALACLVLSGCASVPYTNRSQLVFMSESEELSLGAQASQQVLAKEPEEKGTARAARVERVGKRIAAVAERPQFQWEFHTIPSEELNAFCLPGGKVFVYTALLNLTQGNDNELAAVMGHEIAHAVARHGAERSSQNQIAAVGQMAAQIGVAAATGSAQAGDSVGQGYGLIAQLGFLLPYSRTHETEADTIGIILAAKAGYDPRAALSFWKKMAAKNTGKEPPALLSTHPLNEQRIEDLEAAMPKAMEYYTKK; encoded by the coding sequence ATGACACTTTGCGCCAAACGCTCCCCCTTCCCCTTGTCCGCCGGGTTTTCCCGCTGCGCGCTCATTCTTGCCGCCCTTGCCTGCCTTGTTCTTTCCGGCTGCGCTTCGGTGCCGTACACGAACCGTTCCCAGCTTGTCTTCATGAGCGAATCGGAAGAACTGAGCCTGGGGGCGCAGGCTTCCCAGCAGGTGCTTGCCAAAGAGCCCGAGGAAAAAGGCACGGCCCGCGCCGCCAGGGTCGAACGGGTGGGCAAGCGCATTGCCGCCGTGGCGGAACGGCCCCAATTTCAATGGGAATTCCACACCATCCCCAGCGAGGAACTGAACGCCTTCTGCCTGCCCGGCGGCAAGGTGTTCGTGTACACGGCCCTCTTGAACCTGACGCAGGGGAACGACAACGAGCTCGCCGCCGTGATGGGGCACGAGATCGCCCATGCCGTGGCCCGGCACGGGGCGGAGCGGTCGAGCCAGAACCAGATCGCGGCCGTCGGGCAGATGGCCGCCCAGATCGGCGTGGCCGCCGCCACCGGCTCCGCCCAGGCGGGCGACAGCGTGGGCCAGGGCTACGGCCTTATCGCCCAGCTCGGGTTCCTCCTTCCCTATAGCCGCACGCACGAGACCGAGGCGGACACCATCGGGATCATCCTGGCGGCCAAGGCGGGGTACGATCCACGCGCGGCCCTGAGCTTCTGGAAAAAGATGGCAGCGAAAAACACGGGCAAGGAGCCGCCCGCCCTTCTTTCCACGCATCCCCTGAACGAACAGCGCATCGAGGATCTGGAAGCGGCAATGCCCAAGGCCATGGAATATTATACCAAAAAGTAA
- a CDS encoding hypothetical protein (Evidence 5 : No homology to any previously reported sequences) — protein sequence MYSKPLAARMDGVREAPTRVKRGASLNGSTSNGAINFSSFLQQGGVQAPGMPGMGAGKNTGQGSTPMEQAATQNNLGLNQMRALAALTAAKTDSSGEQKKEAAQAQKPNFGLPLNPTDIFKLLTRKAPNPEEAETAIRVASHRKETTPQARAEEVIAKKLSGTLEDLRQNTGGNMDMTIGKLAAQFESGSKGIAAIGYDRHGGTSYGKYQLSSRAGTMRSFIEYCKTEAPDIAERLEKSGGSQNTGGKRGKMPDAWEKIAEEQPDRFEALQDRFIRASHFEPAMRAIAEKSGMDQGEMPFALQEVVFSTAVQHGPSAATRIIARAMDQVGPDRLSAEGNEPATLAKAHENLIRRIYDSRSGQFRSSTQEVQAAVKSRLRQEMSMAITMLREGNVA from the coding sequence ATGTACAGCAAACCGTTGGCCGCCCGGATGGACGGGGTACGCGAGGCGCCCACCAGGGTGAAACGCGGCGCGTCCCTTAACGGGTCTACCAGTAACGGGGCCATCAACTTTTCTTCCTTTCTCCAGCAGGGGGGCGTTCAGGCTCCCGGTATGCCGGGCATGGGAGCGGGCAAGAATACGGGCCAGGGGAGCACCCCCATGGAACAGGCCGCGACGCAGAACAACCTGGGCCTTAACCAGATGCGCGCCCTTGCCGCGCTGACCGCCGCCAAAACAGACAGCTCCGGCGAGCAGAAAAAAGAAGCCGCCCAGGCGCAGAAACCGAATTTCGGCCTGCCCCTGAACCCGACCGATATTTTCAAACTCCTGACGCGCAAAGCGCCGAACCCCGAGGAAGCGGAAACCGCCATACGCGTCGCCTCCCACCGCAAGGAAACCACGCCCCAGGCCAGGGCCGAGGAAGTTATCGCCAAAAAGCTTTCCGGCACGCTGGAAGATTTGCGTCAAAATACCGGCGGCAATATGGACATGACCATCGGCAAGCTTGCCGCGCAGTTCGAGTCCGGCAGCAAGGGCATTGCCGCCATAGGGTATGACCGCCACGGCGGCACCTCCTATGGTAAATACCAGCTTTCGTCCCGCGCGGGCACCATGCGCTCGTTCATCGAATACTGCAAAACCGAAGCCCCGGATATCGCCGAACGGCTGGAAAAATCCGGCGGTTCCCAGAACACCGGCGGCAAGCGCGGCAAAATGCCGGATGCCTGGGAAAAGATCGCCGAGGAACAGCCGGACCGGTTCGAAGCCCTGCAGGACAGGTTCATCCGCGCCAGCCATTTTGAACCGGCCATGCGGGCCATAGCGGAAAAATCCGGCATGGACCAGGGCGAAATGCCCTTCGCGCTCCAGGAGGTGGTGTTTTCCACCGCCGTACAGCACGGTCCTTCCGCCGCAACAAGAATCATCGCCCGAGCCATGGACCAGGTGGGGCCGGACCGCCTCAGCGCGGAAGGGAACGAACCCGCAACCCTCGCCAAAGCCCATGAAAACCTGATCCGCCGGATTTACGACAGCCGGTCCGGGCAGTTCCGCTCTTCCACCCAGGAAGTGCAGGCCGCGGTCAAAAGCCGCCTGCGCCAGGAAATGTCCATGGCCATCACCATGCTCCGCGAAGGAAACGTCGCGTAA